The genomic DNA AGAGTCACCAGAGATCGTCGAGAGGACCTTGTCAATCTCTTGGATAATAGTGTCTAGCGAGTTCGCACTTCGGCGAAGATTATCAGGAGAAGGATCACTACTGAGACTGACGATGTCCATAAGGGTCGGGATCATCAACGCTTGCAATCGAAGGTCCATGATCTTCTTCTTGCTCTCGGCGTCTGGAGCAAAGGCAAGGAGGTCGGGAGAACCCAACCGTCGTGCATAATCCTTCATCGGTTTCCCAATAGACGCGGACCATTGTCGTCTGAGTCCAAGGTCGGGGAATTTCTGGTACATCCGCAGATACACGAGCGGATAGTCAAGAATATCATCGGTCTGAGAAACAATATTTGCCAGTTGTGTGACAAGATCAGGATAGATCTCGTTAGTGAAGTACAACCGTCGAAGACCAACATCCACACTGGCCTGTCCGGTGACACCAAGATTGGTCAGCCAAGATTGCATCTCCTGCTTGAATGCCTCAAGGTCCACCTTGAGCTTTGAGACCTCATTTTTGAATCCACAATATGGGCACTCGACAATTGAAACCCCCTCTCTGACATCAAGAGCACCACCACAATTACCACATGCATAGACTTCACTCATCATTCTCAACCTCCTATACTGCACGCTCCAATGCTTCTATTCGTTTCATAAGATTCCGGATCAGCTTGAGTGTCTCTTCATGATACGTTGCAGCAATACGATTTGCTTCTTCACTGATAGCAGAATAACAGACTTTACATGCAACCACGCGATTGCTACCGACCATTCGAACATCCTCATTGTTCTGCTCAAGCAAGTCGCGGAAATAATCGCTCACTGACGCCTTCATCCAAACAAGATGTGATGCGCCTTGGATCTTCCTACCGCAGAACCAGCACGTGCGGACAACCCGTAGTCCTAGAAGTGTCTTCTGATACTCCTGTTCTTCGTCATACAATCGAGCATTACGCAATGCTCGAACAGCGATCATAAAATGAGAAACCGCCTGTGATGGCTTGCGATCCTTAAGGGTCACCCCTTCGATAATCTGTGCACGCGCCTCACATTCCAATGCGGCGCGTCGGCCCGTGACACGCCTGAGCATCGGTTGCAAATAACGTGAGAAGATTAGCTGCTCGTCTCCAATTGACATGAAGAGGTCAACAGCCTTTCTCACGGTCTCAGCAGATTGAGAGGCGACTCCCTGATACAGATATTTGAGCGCCTTGAGCTCCGTGAAGATACGCGATGTGGCAATCTCACCAAATCTTCCTCCGGGAAGAGTCATCATCAAGATCGTATCCCCGGTCAGGGACTCAAGCTGCAAGAGACCTTCAAGTGTTCCTGTCTGATGGGGATCGCGCTTCCCTTCAATATCATCAATCAATGAGTATAGCATGGAGAGGAACTGAAGCTGAGGGAACAACTCGGGCTTGAGAGTTCTGGCAGTAGCAGCCAACTCCTCGTACTTTTTGGCGGCCTTGCCAAATAGTCTGATCCGAGCTGTATTTTCAGCATTATCGAGTTCTGACGAAAACTTGCGCAACGCTTTTTCAGACATGATTTAGTCCCCAGATTTGCTTCACAATATACATAGAACGACAGAATATTATCGTTCTTACGATATATGAAAAATTGTCTAAAGAAGTCAAATTCTGCAGGAGTGCCTCACAAGTGATGACAAAACGACTCGCGTACATACTGTTAATCGGTTGCCTATTGAGCACCTCACTGGTTGCGATACAGACACCTATGAAATTAAAATATACTCACATCACAGCAGATTATACGGGGCATGACCCACTCAGCATTCAGAGTGACGCAGATCTTCTATCACAGGGCTGGCCGGGGAATGGTACTCCCAGTAACCCGTACATCATAGAGGGCCTTGCAATCAATACGGTATTAATGTGTATAAATATAGAAAATGTGAGAGCCTATGTTGTCATCCGCAACTGCCTTCTGACTGGTCAGACTGAAGCAAGCACTACGGCGATCCGCATGAAAAATGCCAGCAACATCCATGTGGAGTCCATACAAATATACAACATGAGAATTGGAGCACTGGTATTTCAGAGCGCCAACATCACTATAGTAGAGAACTATGTAATGGCCTCCTTTGCAGGGATCTCGCTCATTGATTGTGAAGACAGTCAAGTTGAGAATAATATTGTAGAAGGCAATCCCTCCCTTGGAATCGGTCTCTCGAACTCGCAAAACTGCACTGCCAAAAATAATACAGTCACAGGTCTTGCAGCAGGTCTTGGAATCTATGACTCATCCGCATGCAATGTGTCATACAACTTGTTGTTCGGATGCAGTCTCAACATACGGCCAAAAGACGGCGGCTCACCAAACACATTCAATGCAAATCAGGTCAATGGGAAACCACTCAAGGTCTTAGAAAACAAGGAACAGATACACCTGCAAGCAGAGGATTTTGGACAGATCGTACTGCTTTCATGTAAGGCTGTGGAGATCTCAGGAGGTTCCATGAGAGATACTAGTGAGGCCATACTGATCATTAGGAGCACAGCAGTACTCATTCATGATATCGTCATCAGAAACTGTTCTACTGCAATTGACATCCGAGAGTCTGAGAATACGACCATCTCCAAGTTACAGGTCTTCGAATCAGATGTGGGAGTGTTACTTGGCGCCTCGTATAATTCCACTATTACTAACTGCACTATGGACATTATCAATTCCGTGGGGGTGTATAATGCAGGAGGGGCAAACACGACTATCATCAATACAACAATTCATAGTCCGGTATCTTCAGGAATTGAGATCTCAGCAGTCAATGGAGGACTAATTGACGATACGAGGATTGCCAATGGATCTTATAATGGAATAAGTATCTCATCATCAACAAACTTCACAGTGACCAACAATATCATCACCGACCATGGAAAGAGTGGAATCGCTCTCAGTTACTCGTACGATATCACGATGGCAAAAAATCAATTGCTGCGCAATATGGATGGGATCGCCATTTCGTACTGTCATGACCTCGGGCTGGAGAATA from Candidatus Thorarchaeota archaeon includes the following:
- a CDS encoding right-handed parallel beta-helix repeat-containing protein, translated to MTKRLAYILLIGCLLSTSLVAIQTPMKLKYTHITADYTGHDPLSIQSDADLLSQGWPGNGTPSNPYIIEGLAINTVLMCINIENVRAYVVIRNCLLTGQTEASTTAIRMKNASNIHVESIQIYNMRIGALVFQSANITIVENYVMASFAGISLIDCEDSQVENNIVEGNPSLGIGLSNSQNCTAKNNTVTGLAAGLGIYDSSACNVSYNLLFGCSLNIRPKDGGSPNTFNANQVNGKPLKVLENKEQIHLQAEDFGQIVLLSCKAVEISGGSMRDTSEAILIIRSTAVLIHDIVIRNCSTAIDIRESENTTISKLQVFESDVGVLLGASYNSTITNCTMDIINSVGVYNAGGANTTIINTTIHSPVSSGIEISAVNGGLIDDTRIANGSYNGISISSSTNFTVTNNIITDHGKSGIALSYSYDITMAKNQLLRNMDGIAISYCHDLGLENNEIINSRDNGVQVMDSYGIIMSNNLLLNSSGYGILLDNLTRQCILRDNTIALNRAGDGLDNGHNNIWSHNAWSDYNGTGNYHIPGQAGEMDQLAQTSDIDGDDLSDWAERFVYGSNPFLNDTDHDGLSDGEEVARGLNPTDPYDAAIAQGDYSSVIIFSSAIVAIVILFVISRRKPPMAQNNRETMMTDTHTESSH